Proteins encoded by one window of SAR202 cluster bacterium:
- a CDS encoding YggT family protein produces the protein MEFTVRFFEILINILTLAIFGRVIMSWISPRGTDPLSVILNQITEPVLMPIRKVVPRFGMFDLTPMIALLLMQMVLLPIVRSLAY, from the coding sequence ATGGAGTTCACGGTAAGGTTCTTCGAGATCCTGATTAACATCCTCACGCTGGCGATATTCGGCCGTGTGATCATGTCGTGGATATCCCCGCGCGGCACCGACCCGCTGAGCGTTATCCTGAACCAGATAACCGAGCCGGTCCTGATGCCCATCCGCAAGGTAGTCCCGCGTTTCGGAATGTTCGACTTGACGCCGATGATCGCGCTGCTGCTCATGCAGATGGTCCTGCTGCCGATCGTGCGCAGCCTGGCGTACTAG
- a CDS encoding DUF167 domain-containing protein, translated as MQSNRGGQAKPSALVEVRVQPKASRNEVLVDAQGRVKVYTTIAPEGGKANEAVVEVLAERLGLSKSAVGIVRGQTTRNKLVSIKGMDATTAIEKIRASARRSGR; from the coding sequence ATGCAGAGTAACCGGGGCGGCCAGGCCAAGCCTTCAGCCCTCGTTGAAGTGCGGGTGCAACCGAAAGCGAGCCGAAACGAGGTGCTTGTCGACGCGCAGGGCAGGGTGAAGGTCTACACAACGATTGCCCCCGAGGGCGGGAAGGCCAACGAAGCGGTGGTGGAGGTGCTAGCGGAGCGGCTCGGGCTATCGAAGAGCGCGGTGGGAATAGTGCGGGGGCAGACCACGCGGAACAAGCTGGTAAGCATCAAGGGAATGGACGCGACCACGGCTATCGAGAAGATCAGGGCAAGCGCCCGCCGGTCGGGGCGCTAG